The genomic window aggggGATAAACAGATACATTGTGCctgtaaagactttttttttcaacattttatttatttttaagagaaagagacagagcacaagtggggggggggggcagagagagagagggagacacagaatcctaagcaggctccaggctctgagctgtcagcacagagccctatgccaggctcaaacccagaaaccctgagatcaggacctgaggtgaagttggatgcttaaatgactgaaccacccagatgccccagattgctgtgtcttcacatggctggggagagagggttgtggtctcctcctcctcctcctcctgtaaGGGCACCGATCCCATCGTgggggctctaccctcatgatctCAACCTAATcacttccccaaagccccacctccacATTTCATCCCGCTGCGGATTAGGCCTTTCACACTCGACTTCCTGACTTCTGGGGGGAcccaaacattcagtccatagcagagaGGACTGTGCAAGGACACTTGAGGGACCTAGGAACCAAATACAGCGTGGGCCTGGGCTAAGTCATTCTTGAGATAACCAAATTGAGTATTAGGTATTAATAATGGTTTTCTTAGATGTGACAAGGTTATTGTGCTTATGCTAAAAATAATCCCTATTTGATAAACATATTGCATTAACTATGGGTAAAATTATACATCTGAGATTTGCTTGACAGTACTCAGGAAAAACACTGAGGAAGATAGACAAAAAAAAGGACGAAACATTGAATCTGGGTGATGCATATATGGGTATCGTTATACTATCGTTTTCATGTGTGTCTGAATATGTCCATAATTTTTTGAAGGTAGAGTGTGCCTATTTGCAATAAGTCAGCTATTTCAAATATCCTGAatgaaaaaaagccaatttcaaaAGATCACATGCTGTAGGACTCCATTTATATAATCtccaaatgacaaaattatagaaatgtgagaatagaccagtggttgccagagtcTGTTAGGGATGGCAGGAGGGCGggaaggttggggggaggggagaaaggtgTGGCTATAGAGGTATAGCAAAGAGGAGGTCTTTGTGGTGTATCTGGATCTTAGTGATCTTGATCTTAGTGCTGGTTACATGTGATAAAATGGCACAGAACACAAACTGTGCCAAAATCAACATCTTGGTGTTGCCATTGTACTGTAATTAtgtaagatgttaccattggagGAAACTGGGTGAAAGGTATATGGGACTTATCTGTACTTTCGGTACTTTCTGTGAGTTTATAACTTCAAAATTGTAAGTTTAAGAATGTATCaaaattggggcatctggctggctcagtctgtagagcatgtgactcttgatcttggggttgtgacttcgaaccccacattgggtgtagagattacttaaaaataaaatctaaggggcacctgggtggctcagctggttgagcgtccaacttcggctcacgtcatgatctcgaggttcgtgagttcaagccccgggtcaggctctgtgctgacagctcagagcctggagcctgctttggattctgtgtctccctctcgctctgcctctctcaaaaatagacatgaaaaatcattttaataaactaaaataaaatcttaaaaaaatacatcaaaatttgtaataattaaaataatataattccgatgtaatagatcaatgaaacaaaatatgggACAAGAATAAGAccttactggggtgcctggggaggctccatcagttgagcgtccgacttcggctcgggtcacagtgtctcagtttgtgagttcaggccctgcgtcaggctctgtgctgacagctcggagcctgcagcctgcttcacatcctgtgtctccctctctctgcccctcccctgctcatgccctgtctctgtctctctctgtctcaaaaaataaacattaaaaaaaaaaaaaaaaagaccttactatgagtgtgtgtgtataaaattagCACCAAAAGTAAGTGGCAAAGGAAGAATTATACAATAAATTATGCTAGAAGAATTGCTTACCATTTTAAGGGAAAGCTCATGTTGAATTTTAACTTCTGCTATGTGCTCAGATAAATTCCAGCCAGGGGAAAGTGAATATAAGAAGTGACTACAGGGGCGCCTTGGGGCCCCAGTCATTAGGCAACCGGTTCTTagtatcggctcaggtcatgatctcacggctttgtgggttcgagccccgctttgggctctgtgctgccagcacagagcctgcttgggattctctctctctccctctgcccatcccctatttgtgctgtctctctcaaaataaataaactttaaaacaaagaacagaaatgacTACAAAAATAGGTACATTTTAATACGAGTCCTCAGTGGGGATCATCTTTCTAAGAGtcaaaacaaagacattacaaagaGATAACTGAAGAATCTGACtatgttaaaaagtaaaacatctcCCCAAATCCTCCATAAACAAACGTAAAACAAATGGTAAGGtcaaaagatatttgcaacatatgAGAGGTCAAAGAATAACACACAACAGATCAAGTGCTCTGACACATTGTTGATGGAAATACCGATTTTCCTGAAGACAACTTGGTAATGTGGTAGGCGGGATTCTCAGGCCCCAAGATCCCTGTCTGCCGGGAACAACACCTGTATAATAACTGCCCCTTGAATGTGGGCGGGACCTGTGAAGAAGATGGGTGTTACTCCTGGGATCCCGGTAGTAATCCATTGGTTTTGACTTCAAACGGAGTTTATCCTGGGTCAGCCCGACCTAACTAGAGaagccttttttatttatttatttttttttttcaacgttttttatttatttttgggacagagagagacagagcatgaacgggggaggggcagagagagagggagacacagaatcggaagcaggctccaggctcggagccatcagcccagagcctgacgcggggctcgaactcacagagtgcgagatcgtgacctggctgaagtcggacgcttaaccgactgcgccacccaggcaccccgagaagccttttttaaaaagtcagtgtcAGGTGGCTGTGAAGAAGGAAGCTACCGtgtcaatcatatctcaaaagaaatttttttaagctgcCACATTGTGAGAGGAGCTGTGAGCAACCTCTACCAACGGCCAGCAAGAAAGCAGGGACGTCAGTCCCTCACCCATAAAGAATGAACCTCTACCCAGCAGcctgaatgagtttggaaggCCCCAGGCCCGCGAGAAGATGCAGTCTGGCAGACAGCTGGATCGTAGCCTGGACTTAGGACCAACAGAATTGGGGATGACAAATACAGGTACTGTTTTAAGCCAGCCACTAAATTTGCGGTAATCTGTTAGACCGTAATTGAAAACTAGTACAGGTAATATGTATCAAGAGTCCTAAAAAAGATTCGTGTTCCTGCATGAAAACGTTTTAAAACTCTAAAGAACTCTTGTTCTGAATTAGAGAACGTCAGTAATGGAAAGATGTTAAGTCTCCCTTAGTCTGTAAAATCAGTGACCCCAGTCAGAGCACCACAGTTCTTTTCGGGGACTGGACCACCCAGGAGAATAAACCCGTAAAACTGGCAGGAAACTGGAAGAGCAGAGGCACAAGAGGGACTGAGCCCTGACGTGAAAGCGTGTTGCCGTGGAGAGAGCAGGGTGGACACGTGTGTCTCACCGTCACGGAATTCATGGTAGAGGCGCCaagtgggaggggtggaggaaagaTGGGAGAGTTCGCTCGGCGGTTCAGAGACCGCTGACTGGACCACTGAGAAAGCAGCGACGCTGCCTCGGTCCTTACGCCAATTCTGCAGGAACCAGAACAGTGAACATAGTAAGACAGTGACGGTTTTTgtagggtgggtggagggagcaCCTTTTCACTCCGACAGACCCTAAGAGCCAGAAGAAAGAGACTGATGTGTCTGAACCGTTTACGGTACCGGCGCCAATGGCAAACTTCCTAAAGGTACAAAAAGCTCTTGCACACAAAAAAGGTCCAAGTGCAAAATGAGCAAAGAACGTGACCAGCATTCACGGGCAAATAAACACCACCGGCCTGTGAATAAGCAGCAAGACGCTCACCTCCCCACGCTAAGGTGAAGCTTCAGGCAAGGTGATTGGGACCAGTGGGGGCAGAAGTCAGTACTTcccattttcatataaatgggaaaaGACTTAGCAAATTGGCAAGGatgaggggaggggatggagacaCGTCCCGTTGATAGAGTCTTAGTGGAAATATATATTGACGTAATCTTTCCAAAAAACAACTGGACAATACTTACCAAAATCTTCACTCCAGTAAATTAGCCAGTAGATACACCCTCACAAATGTGCAAGtacataaatgaaagaatgttcattgcagcatcacttgaaaaagatacaaactgCCAATAACCCAAGTTATGTTCATTCAAGGGAGCTGGTTGTGTAATGGATGGGCCCCAGACAGCGGGACACAGGCTGCCGTGGAAGAGGCCACCCCTGTATGTGCAAACATGGGGCTCAGCCAAGCCCTGCGAGCAGCTGCCGGACTCCCCCTTCCATAATGTGACCCTAAAAGCATCAAACAGTGCGTGCACATCATTCCATATGCAGTTTTTAAATCGCATAGTCATCACCTCTTAGTCCGAATACGCAAAAAGTGtgtattaatataaaaaacatgaaCTCCCCAACTTAAATGCAAGATATGATGAAATGCAGTTTTTTTTACTTATGATAAAAAGGACACTCTCAGTGCCTGGTGCAGGCCATGGGTCCTTCACTGGTAGTTAAAACCATCGGAGCTGTGGATGCGGTGACGAAGAAGGAGGGAGCTCGGGGCCCCAGCATCTCCCTGTACCGTCAGCCTTGAGCAcatgacctctctgtgcctcagtccctTCACCTGTAAAACACAGCTCCTAAGAGGACCTACTTCAGAAACTGCTGTGAGCTGGTAGTCACCGTCGTCATTACTCTGGGCTCAGAATGATGGCTGACACAGAACGAGCAACTATCCACCCGCCCCTGCCCGTAGCTGGGTTCGTGAGGTATTTTAAGCGGGGGACAAAGCAATGGAACCAGTGCAGTAGCGTTTTGTAACAATTCTGCGGCAGTGCGATTATTCTAACTCTCCCTGCTCTATTGGGTACACGCACAGAAAGAGACCTCTCCGTAGTGCCTCAAACCTGTAaccccagggagggggctgggagacaCAACCCTGGAGGCAAGAAAGCACTTCTGCTTTCGTCTTGTGTAACGTAAGACAACCTCGGCATTTCGCAAGCTCTGTGCAACCCTTGGAAGCTTAAGTTTAAGAGAATGTCGTGGCCGACGTCAGAAATGCTAATTCTTCAGCGTTCTGACTGATAAGGTTCTGTGCAGGGGAAACTGCGTATCTGAGCCTTCACCTCTGGGACAGACTCTgccttttgtcttctttctccattctctccttccaGGTCTGTCGCACGAGCCAGCCAGCAGCTCAGACTCTCCACGGTGGATGGTGGAAGCgtgtctcccttttccttccttgaaaGAGGGCGTCGAGTACTCACCACCCTCCTGGCTGAGCTGTCAATGCATGAAAGCTCTGTAACATGTTCTGACTGCTTTTGACCCTGACCACTTCTTTTCCTGAACCACACATCTAATTCTTTTGCTCTGGCCCTAACACAGACATTCTCTGCCTTCTAGAAGGGCTTTTCCACAGAGATGTTAAATACCTGgatgttttcttccttctagaGAAACCTGATGTAAAGGTAAACTCGAGCAAGAAGAAAGCTGTCATTCCACAGATCATCATCACTAAAGCCTCACAAGAGACTCTAACCAGCTACGGTTCCATCGGAAGTGAAGAGCAGAGAACCATTCAGGAGCAGGCTGAATGGGGCCCCTACTACCGACACAGAAACCCTAGCACAGTAGACGCCTATGGTTTACGAAAATAAACAAGTGCCCCGAGGAGCTGTCGTTTTTCACCGTGCTGAGTCTCAGCGATGACGGCAGAAGGGCCACCTGCCCTGTGAGAAGCTGCAGCTGCCCCTTCGGGGAATGAGGTCCCCCAGTGACCACCTCGGGCTCACCTGCCCCAGAGCTGCTGGCAGCTTGGCAGAGGGCAAGAGTGCCTCTGGCCCAGAGAGTGCAACTTTGCGGCAACGAGCGAATCAGTAACCCTCTGGTGTCACTGCCTGTGCAGAGTGATGAACGAATGGCAGGCAGCATACCTCAGTCTCTTGCCGGGCAACTTAAAATCCTTCCCATTCACTTCCGAAGGGGTGTGGCGTAAGTACTCGGCAATTATGGTGAACGAGACGTCCCCCACACTTGGGCAAAAGGTTGGACTCTGAGGACTCCACTTTAAGGTGTCACGTCCCAGAACAGGGAAGTGCACAGTCACCCTGCAGGGCCCACGGGCTCCGAGCTTGACTGTAAGCTGATGCCGACTATTAAAGGATCCAGAAGAAGAATGTGGAATTGGGGTGGGGGCACCCATGGCACGGAGAACTTGGGCAGTGGCCTTGCCAGAGCTGCCATGGGACGGGGGGAGGTGAGCTGACAACGTCCCCTCTTTTCTGGCTGTGCATGAGGGGTCCCAACAGGAGGGGCTGTTCAGGGAAGCCCTGCTGGTGTTCCCTCACAACTGGCAGCTCACGGGTCAGGCTCCACTCTCCTCCAGAGTGGCTGGAGGGAACACCCTGCCCTGTCTGGTCTGACACATTTAGTCTCGTGACAGTATGTGTTTGTCTCCTTGGTTGCTAGAACGGTCAGCAGGCTTTACACTTGGTCTTTATGTCTCTAtcaaagattttatgttttaagcaacctctacacccaatgtggggctcaaacccacaaccccgagatcaagaattgcacgcttcacctactgagccagccaagcacccctctgtctctgtgtgttgATGAGAATCATACCCCTTTAGTATTAAATAGTACAATTGACTTTCAGTTTCAGTATAAACCCCAACATAATAAATCTCATACTGACATTGTTTAACAACACATTATTAGCATCATTACTTGTATTCATTCAATACGTTTACTTATGCATCCTGTCACAACTAAGTATGTGTACAGAAGAATCAAGCCCATGCAAATGTGGACTTGACCGCACTGGGTCAGCACACCTACCTTCTCCATAAAATTTCTAGTACCCAATAATTTCTATttaaggagtgcctgggggggcgcctgggtggcgcagtcggttgagcatccgacttcagctcaggtcacgatctcatggttcgtgagttcgagccctgggtcgggctctgggctgatggctcagagcctggagcctgcttccgatcctgtgtctccctctctctctgcccctcccccattcatgctctgtctctctctgtctcataaataaacattaaaaaaaaattaaaaaaaaaaaaaggagcgcctgggtggctcagtcggttaagcgtccaacttcggctcaggtcatgatcttgaaggtttgtgggttcaagccccacgtccggctcggtgctgacagctcagagcctggaacctgcttcagattctgtgcttccctctctcaccGCACCCTCCCCACTtctgctcacactgtttctctctctcaaaaataaacattaaaaattaaaaaaaaaaaaatccatttgaccTAGAAATTGCCCTCTTCCTACCCCTGCCCTGAGAATCTCaaacaaataatctaaaaacTATACCTACCAAGGACTATTTCTAATTTCGTTATTAGCTAGAAGCTTAGCTTATGAATGATCAAAAAGGGGCTGGAATGAACTGAACATGATAAttagtttaaattaaaacaaatgattcTAAGTTATGATTAATTTCATGATTACCAAATGTCCTTGGCCTATATTAATATTAGCATTTACAGTGTAGTCCCATGCACGGGAGGCCTTTCCTGGAACCCTATTTAATGCTCCACCCCCGCGCCCGGCACGTCCCACTCACTGCcctgcctcatttttctctttagcacGCGTAACTCTCGGGCCATCTATTTACTTACCTCGTTTGGCTGCGTCCCACTAGAATGGAAGGTCCGCGAGGGCAGAGCCTGGCAGGGCCCAACACGTAGTGGGTGCTCCACACTCATGTGTCAGGGGACGTCCGTCGCAGCGTCCCATCCATTCTTGCCTTCCACACCCTTCCGACGCGCCCTCGGCTCCCTGACCCGCGTAGCTCCAGATCGGCCCTCGCGAGCTCCAAGGGACTCCCCAGCCCCTCGGACTtcggcctccccctcctcccgcaGGCGTTCCTCAGCGCCCCAGCCGGCTCAGGTGCCCGCGCTGAAAACTAAATTAAGGCCCGAACCTCGGTGCTGCGAGCAGACGGCAGCAACAGAGGTCCTCCAAGAGCCTTTAGGAGGCTTCCGGGGAAACCTTTGCTAAAGTGGGCGTGTCCCGGAAGTAGAACAAGCGCCAGCGCGCAAGAACCTCGTTTGCGCCTGCGCACACGGGGAGCAGGGCGCCGCGCTCGGCATGGGGGACCCGGAGTCAGAGCCCGAGCAGATCCGTTTGAAGTGTATCCGTAAGGACGGCTACTTCACGGTGCCTCCAGAACACAGGGTGCGACGGGGGGCCGCTCGCCGTAGCTCCGCCGGGGGCAGGGCGGGACCGAAACGCCCTGGAGCCCCTTAGTGTCGCGCTGAAGCGTTGAGgttgccgccgccgccgcgggcgGGAACGACAGTCCCAGAGTTCCTCGCGGCCGGCGCGGGAACCGGCGGCGATGCTCCGGGGCCGAGGGCCTGGGCTGGTGGCGGACCGCGGGGCCAGTCGCGCTCCGCCGAGGGACGGGCGGGCTGTCAAGCAGCCGGCCTCCTCTGGAagaacaggctctgggctctaccGCGGGCGTCCCTTCGTTTTGCGCCGGGGCCGGGCTTTGCAGGCTGACCCGGGAGCCCCGTGTGTCAGGGGGGAGTTGGCCTGTGGAAAGAGTTGGAGGCGTGGTCTCCCTCGGCTTTAAATGGATGTGGCCGGGCCCCGCCTGACACCCGGTAGCTTCCATTTGTGTCTTGCTCTGTGCGAGGCTTCTGCGTGCGTTACTGTCATTTAGTCCTCTCGGCGAGCCTTTATAAAGGTGAGGAAAGTGAAGCTTAGGGGTGTGGAGTGGTTTTACCAAGGGAGACGGCTCGTGCAGGTGCAGGTTTGAACCCTGGTGTTTTAACTACTTACTGGTGCTGAGAAGCCGGTAAGCGTCATTAGCACACTGGCGGAGTGCGCACCTAGAGCCACCCGGAGCAGTCGCTGGCCGTTATACGTCACTCACACACACGGCAGGTGCGCGCAGCTTTCCGGGTACGGTGCAGCAGTGAGGGGAAGCCTCTCGGAGGGGAGCTGGGACATACCCAGATGAGGACAGAGTACACAATAGTAGGTGCTTCAAGATATGAAAGTATCGGGATTTGAGGGAAAGAATTGTCTGCAGCTGGGGGGaattttttgtaaaagaaatttgtgtgggggcgcctgagtggctcagtcggttaagcatgggacactttggctcagatcatgatctcatggctcatgttCCAGAGCTGccgcgggctctatgctgacagctcagaggctggagccggcttcggattctttgtctccctctctcactctgcccgtcccccactcatgcttagtctgtctctctctgtctctctccttcaaaaataaataaacagtaaaaaagaaaaagaaatctgtacaAAGGTGGCGTCTCTGCCAGGCTAGTAAGTGTGACTAGGATGTTGACATGCAGAGACAAAGAGGCCTGGCATGCCAGATTTAGAGAGTGGCAGACGCAACGTCACGGAGATAAGAGACAGTGTGACTAGGAAGCACCAGGGGTTCCCCCAGGAGAGAGGATGTGAGAAAGCACTGGTGGGCAGAGGAGGCTGAGGTGAGATCATGGAAGGGCTCAGTCTGGGTGATTCTGACCTGGTTCCAGAggtggtgggaagggaggagatggAAGGCAAGGGCTGGGAAGAGAATAGAGGCAGCAAGGCCAGAGAGAGACTGTTGGAGTTTGAAACTTGCCACATGTGCTTCCTGGACCCAAAGAGACATGCCCATTCGGTCCATCTGCCAAAGTACTGCATTACAAAGGTGTATCAGGATACGGGCTCTCTGCTAGGACAGGAACCCCTAAATAAAGTGGCTGAAGTACAGgactttcttcctccctcccctaacTTTCCAGAGAGAGGCAGCTATTTTCCACGAGGTGGATCAGGCTCTCAAGCTGTCTGCCTTGTAGATCTACCTCCACGTCATTCAAACCCCAGCCTGCTTCAGGAGCAAAAAGGAGTGGGTGGCAACCAACTTCCTTTGACCGGGAAGTCCCTTCCTTGAGGCCTTGGTCCTTTCTGctcacatcccattggccaaaatTGAGTCAAATGGACagacctagctgcaagggaggctgagaaatccagCTACCAACAGGTTGGCCTCACGCCACTGGACAGCGTTTCCTAACTAGAAAAAGTACTGTGTGGATGTTGGGGATGGCTCGTCTCTGCCACAGATGAGTTTCCACTGCGTTTGATAGGTGCTTTGTGAGGATCTAGGAGCTTTGTCCGTCTCCAAAGCATAATTTAGACCAATGCTGCTCACTATTCCTCTTGTGATTGTGGAAATGTTGCTTTCTGACTCGTCCAGTATGGTTACCGTGAGCCACATAGCAGTGTGGAGCACGACACACATGGCAAGTGAGGAAAtgaaatactaattttaattaattttaactaTCCATGGCCAGTGGTTATTGTTTCCAGGCAGCATACATCTGGACCGTGGGATTGGAAGGGAACAGGCTATCTGTGATAATGCATTCGAAGTGTCTGCTCGCCCAGTAACGTCGTCCcccttttcttatttgaaaagccCA from Panthera tigris isolate Pti1 chromosome E2, P.tigris_Pti1_mat1.1, whole genome shotgun sequence includes these protein-coding regions:
- the SPATA33 gene encoding LOW QUALITY PROTEIN: spermatogenesis-associated protein 33 (The sequence of the model RefSeq protein was modified relative to this genomic sequence to represent the inferred CDS: inserted 2 bases in 1 codon), giving the protein MGLSKSKXKPRKGEEQKGRVYSVPKARERPTGRHSQESEKPPDAKPAESLHGKRGAAKRQWASSEVEEKPDVKVNSSKKKAVIPQIIITKASQETLTSYGSIGSEEQRTIQEQAEWGPYYRHRNPSTVDAYGLRK